One segment of Enterobacter ludwigii DNA contains the following:
- a CDS encoding type VI secretion system Vgr family protein yields MLNRITVQLPVEGLLFWKLTGREAMSESFALTLTLLGTDARIDRSKLLGQPVTVTIPTQSLLTPRYINGKITRVAVSAVELTGTRYAVYQLTVEPDLWPMKRDRNLRIFQGQTVPQIVKTLLAEHQVNVEDKLTGSYRVWDYCVQYQESSLDFISRLMELEGIAYHFSHEADKHTLVLTDAATQHQPFSGYEVIPYHQTPSGGSTDEEGISQWALEDSVTPGIYSLDDYDFRKPNAWLFQAQQNPASPKPGSIDVYDWPGRFVETGHAEFYARIRQERWQVEHQQIQATATAAGIAPGHTFTLTNAPFFSDNGDYLVTAAGYHFEENRYASGEGETLHRTDFAVIPASVSYRPAQSTAWPRTYGPQTAKVVGPNGESIWTDKYGRVKVKFHWDRLAKGDDTSSCWVRVSSAWAGQGYGGVQIPRVGDEVVVDFINGDPDRPIITGRVYNEASMPPWALPAAATQMGFMSRTKDGSVDNANALRFEDKAGAEQVWIQAERNMDTSIKNDETHSVGGERSHYVKKNELHRVEANQIQAVKGGTEILTGKGKLDAAVEQYVIASGTKLRLVSGESAIELNANGKINLIGKEFNFFVEGDGHITTGGKLHLNTSGTQPGTTAPGSGHKGDIDAAVQEKFTTKGE; encoded by the coding sequence ATGCTCAACCGAATTACCGTTCAGCTCCCGGTGGAGGGGCTTCTGTTCTGGAAACTCACAGGTCGCGAGGCGATGTCCGAGTCGTTCGCCCTGACGCTGACCCTGCTTGGCACGGATGCGCGCATTGACCGCAGCAAACTGCTGGGTCAGCCGGTCACGGTGACCATCCCGACGCAGAGCCTGCTGACGCCCCGCTATATCAATGGAAAAATCACCCGCGTGGCGGTGAGTGCCGTCGAGCTGACGGGCACCCGTTATGCGGTGTATCAGCTGACGGTGGAGCCGGACCTGTGGCCGATGAAGCGCGACCGTAACCTGCGTATCTTCCAGGGTCAGACGGTGCCGCAGATTGTGAAAACCCTGCTGGCTGAACATCAGGTCAACGTGGAGGATAAGCTCACCGGCAGCTACCGGGTGTGGGACTACTGCGTGCAGTATCAGGAGTCGAGCCTGGACTTTATCAGCCGTCTGATGGAGCTGGAGGGGATTGCGTATCACTTCAGCCACGAGGCGGACAAGCACACGCTGGTGCTCACCGACGCCGCGACGCAGCATCAGCCGTTCAGTGGCTATGAGGTCATTCCTTACCACCAGACGCCGTCAGGCGGCAGTACGGACGAAGAGGGTATCAGCCAGTGGGCGCTGGAGGACAGCGTCACCCCGGGGATTTACAGCCTCGATGACTACGACTTCCGCAAGCCGAACGCGTGGCTGTTCCAGGCGCAGCAGAACCCGGCGTCACCGAAACCGGGCAGTATCGACGTGTACGACTGGCCGGGACGGTTTGTTGAGACCGGGCATGCGGAGTTCTACGCCCGTATCCGTCAGGAGCGCTGGCAGGTGGAGCACCAGCAGATTCAGGCGACGGCCACGGCCGCGGGTATTGCACCGGGACACACCTTCACCCTGACTAACGCCCCGTTCTTCAGTGATAACGGTGACTATCTGGTCACGGCGGCGGGTTACCATTTCGAGGAGAACCGCTACGCGAGCGGCGAGGGGGAAACCCTTCACCGCACTGATTTCGCGGTCATCCCGGCGTCGGTGTCATACCGTCCGGCGCAGAGTACGGCGTGGCCGCGCACCTACGGCCCGCAGACGGCAAAGGTTGTGGGACCAAATGGGGAGAGTATCTGGACGGACAAATATGGCCGCGTGAAGGTGAAATTCCACTGGGACCGTCTGGCGAAGGGGGATGACACCAGCTCCTGCTGGGTGCGTGTGTCGAGCGCCTGGGCGGGTCAGGGGTACGGCGGGGTGCAAATTCCGCGGGTCGGCGATGAGGTGGTGGTGGACTTTATCAACGGTGACCCGGACCGTCCGATTATCACCGGGCGGGTGTATAACGAAGCAAGCATGCCGCCGTGGGCGCTGCCGGCGGCGGCCACGCAGATGGGCTTTATGAGCCGCACGAAGGATGGCTCCGTGGATAATGCCAATGCCCTGCGCTTTGAGGACAAGGCGGGCGCAGAGCAGGTGTGGATCCAGGCTGAGCGTAACATGGACACCAGCATTAAGAACGATGAAACGCACAGCGTCGGTGGCGAGCGCAGCCATTATGTGAAGAAAAATGAACTGCATCGGGTGGAAGCGAATCAGATCCAGGCGGTGAAAGGCGGAACAGAGATCCTGACGGGCAAAGGCAAGCTGGATGCGGCGGTGGAGCAATATGTCATTGCTTCCGGTACGAAGCTACGGCTGGTCTCCGGTGAAAGCGCAATTGAGCTGAACGCTAACGGCAAGATTAACCTCATCGGCAAAGAGTTTAATTTCTTCGTTGAAGGGGATGGTCATATCACCACCGGCGGTAAGCTGCACCTGAATACGTCTGGCACACAACCGGGCACCACGGCGCCGGGTTCCGGGCATAAAGGGGATATTGATGCGGCAGTTCAGGAGAAATTTACGACTAAAGGTGAGTAA
- the ychF gene encoding redox-regulated ATPase YchF codes for MGFKCGIVGLPNVGKSTLFNALTKAGIEAANFPFCTIEPNTGVVPMPDPRLDQLAEIVKPQRILPTTMEFVDIAGLVKGASKGEGLGNQFLTNIRETEAIGHVVRCFENDNIIHVNNKVDPADDIEVINTELALSDLDTCERAIHRVQKKAKGGDKDAKAELAALEKCLPQLENAGMLRALKNLTEEDKAAIKYLSFLTLKPTMYIANVNEDGFENNPYLDKVREIAAAEGSVVVAVCAAVESDIAELDDADRDEFMAELGLEEPGLNRVIRAGYELLNLQTYFTAGVKEVRAWTIPVGATAPQAAGKIHTDFEKGFIRAQTIAFEDFITYKGEQGAKEAGKMRAEGKDYIVKDGDVMNFLFNV; via the coding sequence ATGGGATTCAAATGCGGTATTGTCGGTCTGCCAAACGTGGGCAAATCCACCCTGTTCAACGCGCTCACCAAAGCAGGTATTGAAGCGGCGAACTTCCCGTTCTGTACCATCGAACCGAACACCGGCGTAGTGCCAATGCCCGATCCGCGTCTGGACCAGCTCGCGGAAATCGTGAAGCCGCAGCGCATTCTGCCAACCACCATGGAGTTCGTGGACATCGCGGGCCTGGTGAAAGGTGCATCCAAAGGCGAAGGCCTCGGTAACCAGTTCCTGACCAACATCCGTGAAACGGAAGCAATTGGTCACGTTGTCCGTTGCTTCGAGAACGACAACATCATCCACGTTAACAACAAAGTGGACCCGGCTGACGACATCGAGGTGATCAACACCGAGCTGGCACTGTCTGACCTCGACACCTGTGAACGCGCTATTCACCGCGTGCAGAAGAAAGCCAAAGGTGGCGACAAAGACGCGAAAGCAGAACTGGCTGCGCTGGAAAAATGTCTGCCACAGTTGGAAAACGCGGGCATGCTGCGCGCGCTGAAAAACCTGACGGAAGAAGACAAGGCGGCAATCAAATACCTGAGCTTCCTGACTCTGAAGCCAACTATGTACATTGCCAACGTTAACGAAGACGGTTTCGAGAACAACCCATACCTGGACAAAGTGCGTGAAATCGCGGCGGCTGAAGGTTCAGTGGTTGTAGCGGTTTGCGCTGCCGTTGAATCCGACATTGCAGAGCTGGACGACGCTGACCGTGACGAATTCATGGCCGAGCTGGGTCTGGAAGAGCCGGGCCTGAACCGCGTGATCCGCGCAGGCTATGAGCTGCTGAACCTGCAGACCTACTTCACCGCTGGCGTGAAAGAAGTGCGTGCGTGGACGATTCCTGTCGGTGCGACTGCGCCTCAGGCGGCCGGTAAGATCCACACCGACTTCGAGAAAGGCTTCATTCGTGCGCAGACTATAGCGTTTGAAGACTTTATCACCTACAAGGGTGAGCAAGGCGCGAAAGAAGCAGGCAAGATGCGTGCGGAAGGGAAAGATTACATCGTTAAAGATGGCGATGTGATGAACTTCCTGTTTAACGTTTGA
- a CDS encoding RHS repeat-associated core domain-containing protein, translating to MSDNNAARQGDEIIHSSIFADITSIVAEGAAYAVIGAAVGAAATVAAPLLGAGAAAAGVAAIGSSCLLSGIIGGVLANVAGITDDISNAAEGLGNALFPPSPAGKITTGSDNVLTNAIPAARAAGTLTPADTPSPEPQSPGSFADYAGMLLSAAGQFGSEMWQPSVASAAAGTSPLEEDKVACEKHSGPQYLAEGSKSVFINGQPAVRAKDRTTCEGTVSDDVSPNVIIGGDTLTVRDIKSGKTPGLALGMIALSLLRGRPGKILKNMPCALAAAGGGMLADMAVNAVFGSSHPVHAATGVKVLNDDDELDFSLPGRFPLRWQRSYNSLTTREGLFGLGWATTFDSYLTLEENNATWFDETGRELSFELPPVDRAFYSISEGIIIRRNESGDVAIADDDGAVWRLYIPTRVNPTILRLASLSDEYGNALLTEWDEHGRLVNLHDEPRAIDVTLRYEDERFPQRATSASHFDGNRTWPLMQWGYDARGQLASVTDASGVVTREYRYNDHGLMVWHRLPGGLESEYRWQKFDHWRVVENRTSTGDGCRFTYDLAAGLTTVEHYDGQTRRHYWNAQNLIVRYVDERGENWRYEWDDNELLTRRIDPLGNAVTFVYDEMGNRVQEIDADGNTRTTTWLEHRALPSAIIEADGSATRFWYDEHHGLKRVVDPMGQTALLRRDEFGQVVEEVDAAGNSRYQEYNEAGQVIRATDCSGRITRYTYHPLGWLTTEIGADGEETRYRYDAAGRPVQLDRPEGWTELLAWNERGLPVTHAGADGKESEFKYDEAGRLTATRNTQGEEVRRRWDSRGRLIALENENGEAYQFRWGPDSLLLEEVGLDGVASQYRYDACGRTIARTFAAGHPEAITHAFAWSASGQLVARTTPEGQTRYHYTSSGLLSRIGLHPALSVDAWSAEAEQELAFDYDALGRVTREVGEHGELAWEYDALGNRTSVTLPDGRELKQFYYGSGHLLSIALDKLSVSDFTRDELHRETSRTQGLLTTRSEYDRLGRLHRRDVFTGNAQRPSPRRWSRRWDYDYRNNLVREERDDNPFSWYRWQYDSAGRLLVQDGTLPGQEQWRWDAAGNPLEGSAEKVTHNRLTQLNGIRWRYDIHGRTVEKDNGQTRWHYRYDGEHRLTEVISQPRDRNKPQTQVSFRYDPLGRRISKTRRQMLDGQPTGKPITTRFVWEGFRLLQEVHGDVPLTYVYSDQDSYDPLARIDGVDAPEIFWFHCQPNGTPERMTDSEGQVRWEGVNSAWGKLLRESETQVSGYSQNLRMQGQYLDRETGLHYNLFRYYDPDCGRFTQQDPIGLAGGINLYQYAPNALGWVDPWGLNRCEAGVASGKGSKIKGKWLRGSHGNAGLFPSSVADKLRGREFKSFDDFRENFWKEVSFDPHLSKQFSSSNVTRMRGGKAPIAHDTQWNGKNRSYVLHHRTPIQHGGGVYDVDNLVIVTPRYHLDILDRAYHF from the coding sequence ATGAGCGATAACAACGCGGCCCGTCAGGGCGACGAGATCATTCACTCCAGCATTTTTGCGGATATCACCAGTATTGTGGCGGAAGGTGCGGCCTATGCCGTTATCGGCGCTGCCGTGGGCGCGGCGGCAACCGTTGCTGCTCCGCTGCTGGGGGCGGGTGCTGCCGCCGCGGGCGTGGCGGCGATTGGATCCAGTTGTCTGTTAAGTGGGATCATTGGCGGCGTACTGGCAAACGTGGCAGGTATAACTGACGATATCAGCAACGCCGCCGAAGGTTTAGGCAACGCGCTGTTCCCGCCGTCGCCAGCGGGCAAAATTACCACCGGGTCTGATAACGTTCTGACGAACGCGATTCCCGCTGCACGAGCGGCCGGGACGCTGACGCCCGCCGACACACCGTCACCTGAACCACAGTCTCCGGGCAGCTTTGCCGATTATGCCGGCATGCTGCTTTCCGCCGCTGGACAGTTTGGCAGCGAGATGTGGCAGCCGAGCGTGGCGTCCGCCGCCGCAGGCACGTCGCCCCTTGAAGAGGATAAAGTGGCGTGCGAAAAGCACTCCGGGCCGCAATACCTCGCTGAGGGCTCTAAGAGCGTCTTCATTAACGGGCAGCCCGCGGTACGTGCAAAAGATCGCACCACCTGTGAAGGCACTGTCTCTGATGATGTGTCCCCGAATGTGATCATTGGCGGCGACACGCTCACGGTACGTGATATCAAGAGCGGTAAAACGCCGGGTCTGGCGCTGGGGATGATCGCGCTCTCCCTGCTGCGCGGACGTCCGGGTAAAATCCTGAAAAATATGCCCTGTGCACTGGCGGCAGCCGGCGGTGGCATGCTGGCCGATATGGCCGTTAATGCTGTGTTTGGCTCCTCGCACCCGGTACATGCTGCAACCGGCGTGAAGGTGCTGAATGATGACGATGAACTCGATTTCTCGTTGCCGGGGCGCTTCCCGCTGCGCTGGCAGCGCAGCTACAACAGCCTGACCACTCGTGAAGGGCTGTTTGGTCTGGGTTGGGCGACAACCTTTGACAGCTATCTGACGCTCGAAGAGAACAACGCGACCTGGTTCGACGAAACCGGCCGTGAGCTGAGCTTTGAGCTGCCGCCCGTCGATCGCGCGTTTTACAGCATCAGCGAAGGTATCATCATCCGCCGCAATGAGAGCGGCGACGTGGCGATTGCCGACGATGACGGCGCGGTATGGCGTCTGTATATACCGACCCGGGTGAATCCCACCATCCTGCGTCTGGCCTCCCTCAGCGACGAATACGGTAACGCGCTGCTGACGGAGTGGGATGAACACGGCAGGCTGGTCAATCTTCACGATGAGCCACGGGCGATTGATGTCACCCTGCGCTATGAAGATGAGCGTTTCCCGCAGCGCGCCACCTCTGCCAGCCATTTTGACGGCAACCGTACCTGGCCGCTGATGCAGTGGGGTTACGATGCGCGCGGCCAGCTGGCGAGCGTGACGGATGCCTCTGGCGTAGTGACGCGCGAATACCGCTATAACGACCACGGCCTGATGGTCTGGCACCGCCTGCCGGGCGGGCTGGAGAGCGAATACCGCTGGCAAAAGTTCGACCACTGGCGCGTGGTGGAAAACCGCACCAGCACCGGCGACGGCTGCCGCTTCACCTACGATTTAGCCGCCGGGTTGACGACCGTCGAGCACTACGATGGTCAGACGCGCCGCCACTACTGGAATGCCCAGAATCTGATTGTCCGCTACGTTGACGAGCGCGGTGAAAACTGGCGCTATGAGTGGGATGACAACGAACTTCTGACCCGTCGCATCGATCCGCTCGGTAACGCCGTCACCTTCGTCTACGACGAAATGGGCAACCGGGTGCAGGAAATCGACGCCGACGGCAATACCCGCACCACCACCTGGCTGGAACACCGCGCGCTGCCGTCAGCCATCATTGAAGCTGACGGCAGTGCGACCCGTTTCTGGTACGACGAGCATCACGGGCTGAAGCGTGTGGTAGACCCGATGGGGCAGACAGCATTGCTGCGCCGGGACGAGTTTGGTCAGGTCGTTGAAGAAGTTGATGCCGCGGGAAACAGTCGCTACCAGGAGTACAACGAGGCCGGGCAGGTCATTCGTGCTACAGACTGTTCAGGACGTATAACCCGCTATACCTATCATCCGCTGGGCTGGTTAACGACTGAGATCGGCGCTGACGGCGAAGAGACGCGCTATCGCTACGATGCCGCAGGGCGTCCGGTGCAACTCGATCGACCGGAAGGCTGGACAGAGTTACTTGCATGGAACGAACGCGGCCTGCCGGTGACGCATGCGGGCGCTGATGGCAAAGAAAGTGAGTTTAAATACGACGAGGCAGGACGATTAACCGCTACACGTAATACTCAGGGTGAAGAGGTCCGTCGCCGCTGGGACAGCCGCGGGCGACTGATTGCCCTGGAAAATGAAAATGGCGAAGCCTATCAGTTCCGCTGGGGGCCCGACTCGCTGCTGCTGGAAGAGGTGGGGCTCGATGGCGTGGCCTCACAGTATCGCTATGACGCCTGCGGGCGTACGATAGCGCGCACGTTTGCCGCCGGTCATCCGGAAGCCATCACCCATGCCTTCGCCTGGAGCGCGAGTGGCCAGCTGGTTGCCCGCACCACGCCGGAAGGGCAGACCCGTTATCACTACACATCGTCAGGTTTGTTGAGTCGTATTGGACTTCATCCGGCACTTTCCGTTGACGCCTGGAGTGCAGAGGCAGAACAGGAGCTTGCCTTTGACTATGACGCCCTGGGGCGTGTCACGCGTGAAGTGGGCGAGCACGGTGAGCTGGCATGGGAGTATGATGCTCTCGGCAACCGCACCTCCGTCACGCTGCCCGATGGCCGCGAGCTGAAGCAGTTCTACTACGGCAGCGGGCATCTGCTCAGCATTGCCCTCGATAAGCTGTCGGTCTCCGATTTTACCCGCGACGAACTCCACCGGGAGACCAGCCGCACCCAGGGGCTGCTGACCACCCGTAGCGAATACGATCGTCTTGGGCGACTGCATCGCCGGGACGTCTTTACCGGCAATGCCCAGCGCCCGTCGCCGCGCCGCTGGTCCCGCCGCTGGGATTACGACTACCGCAATAACCTGGTGCGGGAAGAGCGGGACGATAACCCGTTCAGCTGGTACCGCTGGCAGTACGACAGCGCCGGGCGTTTGCTTGTTCAGGACGGCACGTTGCCTGGCCAGGAGCAGTGGCGCTGGGATGCTGCCGGTAATCCGCTGGAAGGTTCTGCTGAGAAGGTCACGCACAACCGCCTGACGCAGCTGAACGGCATTCGCTGGCGTTATGACATCCACGGCCGCACCGTGGAGAAGGATAACGGCCAGACCCGCTGGCACTACCGCTACGACGGTGAGCACCGTCTGACGGAAGTCATCAGCCAGCCGCGGGACCGCAACAAACCTCAGACGCAGGTCAGCTTCCGCTACGATCCGCTGGGGCGACGCATCAGCAAAACGCGACGCCAGATGCTGGACGGACAGCCAACCGGCAAGCCGATCACCACCCGGTTTGTCTGGGAAGGTTTCCGCCTGCTGCAGGAAGTGCACGGGGACGTGCCGCTAACCTACGTCTACAGCGATCAGGACAGCTACGATCCGCTGGCGCGTATCGACGGCGTTGATGCCCCGGAAATCTTCTGGTTCCACTGCCAGCCCAACGGTACGCCGGAGCGGATGACGGATAGCGAAGGGCAGGTGCGCTGGGAAGGGGTGAACAGCGCCTGGGGCAAGCTGCTACGGGAAAGCGAGACGCAGGTATCAGGATATTCTCAGAACCTGCGCATGCAGGGGCAATACCTGGACCGTGAGACAGGGCTGCACTACAATCTGTTCCGGTATTACGACCCGGACTGCGGTAGGTTTACGCAGCAGGACCCGATAGGGCTGGCGGGGGGGATAAACCTTTACCAGTATGCGCCTAATGCGCTGGGGTGGGTGGATCCGTGGGGTCTTAATAGATGCGAGGCAGGAGTTGCTTCAGGAAAAGGTAGTAAAATAAAAGGCAAGTGGTTAAGGGGATCGCATGGTAATGCCGGTTTATTCCCATCGTCTGTTGCTGATAAATTACGAGGCCGGGAATTTAAATCCTTTGATGATTTTAGGGAGAATTTCTGGAAAGAGGTATCTTTCGATCCACATCTGTCAAAGCAATTTAGTTCATCAAATGTTACCAGAATGCGGGGCGGAAAAGCGCCAATAGCGCATGATACGCAATGGAACGGGAAAAATAGATCTTACGTACTACACCATAGAACCCCTATCCAACATGGAGGCGGTGTTTATGATGTTGATAATCTAGTAATTGTTACGCCAAGATATCACCTTGATATATTAGACCGTGCTTATCATTTTTGA
- a CDS encoding DcrB-related protein: MKYTLQEGSFSLFPAAWQDNSMNIIRDDESGLSVVVSRGVIPDGSDYEKEFHRQWELLRPQMGEIAQSAFQSIKVGPDGKINALEVETTFESNGQRIWQKQLAVQTPGKPVLMIFTLSALRAFTAEDEGRWSALKQSLTLNDNRNV, translated from the coding sequence ATGAAATACACCCTCCAGGAAGGTTCGTTTTCCCTTTTTCCTGCTGCCTGGCAGGATAACAGTATGAACATTATTCGCGACGACGAAAGCGGGTTGTCCGTGGTGGTCAGTCGCGGCGTTATTCCGGATGGTAGCGACTATGAGAAAGAGTTTCACCGCCAGTGGGAACTACTACGTCCGCAGATGGGCGAGATTGCCCAAAGCGCATTCCAGAGCATAAAGGTCGGGCCTGACGGAAAAATTAACGCGCTGGAAGTCGAGACGACTTTTGAAAGTAACGGACAGCGCATTTGGCAAAAACAGCTGGCCGTACAAACGCCGGGCAAGCCGGTGTTGATGATTTTTACCCTCTCGGCGCTCAGAGCATTCACCGCAGAGGATGAGGGGCGCTGGAGCGCGCTTAAGCAGAGTCTGACGCTAAACGACAACCGGAATGTGTAA
- a CDS encoding bacteriocin immunity protein — MQRQELIELIKKIQRSEGTEEEADSDIDLLCRSVADPQAANYIYYEELSAEEIADKIINYKPIQL; from the coding sequence ATGCAAAGACAAGAACTTATTGAGCTGATAAAAAAAATCCAGCGTAGTGAAGGTACAGAAGAAGAAGCTGATAGTGACATTGACCTACTATGTAGAAGTGTCGCTGACCCTCAGGCAGCTAATTACATTTATTATGAAGAGCTTAGCGCAGAAGAAATTGCTGATAAAATTATAAATTACAAACCAATTCAACTTTAA